The DNA sequence gtctcccacagcCCAGACCAGTACCCGAAGCACTGAACCATCCTTTCTCTCCCATTCTGATTGACTTGGAAACCGCAATAATAAAGTCCTGCAAGGAGAACACCACATTCGCTAGAAACCATGGCTTGCCATTAAAGATTTGGTCCATTAGTCCTTACACCGCACTCATGATATGGAATAGGTCACTAAATGATTGAAGGGTTTGTTGTATGCCCGTTGCTGTAGCATGTGAGAGTACAATGCAGACTGACGGAACCAGATACTAAAGTCAGCTGACAGCAAAAGCAGCCTATGCATAGCCATACCAGGCAGATTCAGCCTTCGTGTAACTTCCTTGGTTTCAGCAGAGTTACAGATTTTACCTAAGATTAATTCATGTATAGATATTTGTATAGCACCCAGCATTGTAACGTCTGACTTGAAGCGGTGTTATGTTCCCAGCTTTGTCACTGGCCTGTGGTGTAACACTGACCACATCAATTTCCCTCTTTCCCCTCACATCCGTTTTGTAGCGCGGGCAGTGAGTATATAACCGTGCAGTAATAATAGTGACATAGTAAGAATAAAGGGCAAAGGGCTAAGGAATGAGTAGcaaaaacacaaaatacctgtTGACTGACACCTATAAAATAGCTTAAGCAGTTAGCATGAGTGCAAGGCCTTACAGCCTAAGTAGACGTAGCTGCTCAGTATGTTAGCATAAGTCAGTAAACTAACAGTTATCATAAGTCACAAAATGTTAAAAggctttttgtttcttgttttgtaatAATCACGTGATGCAAACTGCTGATGGGTAATTGCAAAAAGACAGTTACTACcagtttaaagtatttttaaaggaGGACATCAGCAAATGCCTAACCACAGGTAACCACAGTAATCCAATTAACATATGTTAATGAGCTTAGCAAAGTTAATATACTAACCTGTAGAATAAGAGCACCCTAACAATATAAAGGTAAAAACCTTAAAATATGGTTTAAAAAATATGGTTTATATATGCATAAAAAATACAAGGGCCTATAAAACATCTAGTCTCAGGAACAGCCATTAAAATTCTCCATCGGCATGCCAAAGACAAATCAAAATCTGTCTCACTCCTTAAAGCTCTCCCCCAAAATAAAGTAGCATATACAGGTAATGGGACTGGTCGCGCTCACATTGTTATACTGTCCTACTGGTTTAAATTGCTTTATTTAGACTAGTCATTGAGACAATAAAACATTGACAGTTACAGAAGGTCTTTGCTAAGTGCAAGTGTTTTTATTGCTGTGCCTGCCCTCCTCAAATTGGGTCTCTTCTCACCATTGTGAATTATAAATCCCAGCGACCATGGCCACATGTCCAGCTCTTCCAGAAAACACAGATTTCGCAATTAGATACCAAGAAATCACTGTGCAGTTTTCCTCATGCTGTCTCAGTTGTGCATAGCAAAAGGCATCAAACTAGGCTGAACAAAACACTAGAaaaagtcaagtatcagaggggtagccgtgttaggctggatctgtaaaaagcgacaaagagtcccgtggcaccttatagactaacagaagtactggaccatgagctttcgtgggtgaatacccacgaagGGTCTCAGCTGCTTGCAGGACCAGGTATTCAGTGTTCTGTTCTCCATGATTTTCTGATACCAAGTCTGCATCACGCTGGAATTTCCTCAGTTTAATTGAGCCAAGGGTGCCTGTATCAAACACCCCCCCTGCAGAAGACTAACTGGACCTCTCAGGCAGGTTTAGCACTTTCCTACCTTGTAGTTTTTGAGGGTGGAGACATCTGCATTGAGGGAGGAGATTTTGTCTCTCAGGATCCAGAGGGttgtgataaaaatgttaaattcatCTGTGGAAACAACACAACAACTCAAGTGGATCAGACCCCAGGTCCATGTAGTCCAGTATTCTGCCTCTGACCGTGGCCAGTACCAAGTGCTTCAGAGGCAGGGATAAGCTCCCCCTATATTAGTTCTCCCCTTGGTCTTGGTAGCTAGAGCTTGATTTAAATCCTGAAGCCTggggtttaatatcccttccagaaCTTTTCTTAGCCCTGATTAGAACAACTCTGGATCTTATTCTTGCTCCCCATATAAATGCCCAAatctttttgaatcttgctaaaatTCTTCATGGCttcacagtgcctagcacaatggtacTTTGATCCCGGATGGGAGCCTCTAGCTGCGATTGTCATCTGAATCCTTCCTGCACCACAAGACATCACTTTGGGCACAGATAAGGCTCCGCCATCCCTCTCTCTTCTCAGCTGCTCTGTCTGTCCTCTGTGTTACGTTCCATAAACTTTCCCTCTCTACGTATTGTTGGATCATAGAAAGATTCTCTCAGCTGCCCTCTTGTCCATGTTCCTCCAGCTGTCCGGTTTCACACCTGCCATAGCTGAAGCTCTGGTTTCATTCATAACACCCAGCCCAGACATTTCCATCTTCTCTGCTGGGTAACTTGGGAGCTAAGGAGGTGCTGAACTCTGACAAATCCCAGCATTTGGTATCAATTCGTTACACTCCATTGGAAACAAATTGTGTgtgatttattaattatttatgatTTTACTGTCATACAACTAAAGAAGGTGCCACTGTTACCTTATCACTTTCCAGGGAGTAAATCCACGGTAGCTAGGCCACAACTCACTCCTTAAGCAAACATCCCAATGTCTGACTCATCTCACTTTCAAACACCTTTCCCTGCGGCATAAACATAATTCATCCTAAATATACTCACCACAATAATAAGGCAGACCGGTCCAAGGAAACTCCAGATGAAGCCTCCCTCTATTGTGAGCCAGCAGCTAAAAGGCAGAAGGAAAAAGGGTAACAAATTATCCCTGGCATTAAAATGAAGTGAATTCTCTCCTTTTGGTTGTCGGAGTTGATCTCTGGGTGGGGTGGAAGATGCAGGGCGAACGCTGCCTGCTTCCCTTTATGACAGTCTCATGGATGTAGCTTGCAGAAACTAgtcttataagaacataagaatggtcataatgggtcagaccaaaggtccatctagcccagtatcctgtcttccggcagtggccagtgccaggtgccccagaaggaatgaacagaacagggaatcatcaactgatccatcccgtcgcccattcccagcttctggcaaacagagactagggacaccatccttgcccatctaATAGCCGTCAATAgtcctaccctccatgaatttatctagtttttttctgaaccctgttatagtcttggccttcacaacatcctctggaaaggagttccccaggttcactgtgcattgtgtgaaacaTGAAGAAACGGGGATCGTCGAATATACTGTCTCTCTGTAATTCAGCCAATGAGTTGAGTGGGTAATGAGATATCTGTTTTCCCTCTGGGATGGGTGCTGCACGTACTGTTTGGAAGTTCCGTAGCCACCAGGATTCACCGCTGCAGAAATAGCCACCAccagggctgggaatccatagCCAAACGGGTACATGAATCTCTTCTTGAACTGGCTGGCACTGGTGTAATTCACGACCTTCAGGTTCCTGACGGTGAGGAAGAGGTGCAGCCCCTCTAGTAACATCCAGCTGAAGCAGGCCAGGAAGAGATAGTGTAGAAGGCCAGCAATGACAGCACACACCACCTGgtggagacagagagctcagggACTGACAACATCTAGCTCGCGGAGATAGGGGAAGCGTTAGTTATTTGATGTGTCCACTCCAAACAACCATtcttggggagggatagctcagtggtttgagcattggcctgctaaaccccgggttgggaattcaatccttgagggttcCATTTCAGGAACTggggtaacaaaaaaaaaaactatcttgggatttctcctgctttgagcgggggttggactagatgacctcctgaggtcccttcctaccctgatattctatgatgattAAACTCTGGAGCCCAATTCTCATTTTACtgatgctggtgtaaatctggggtACCTCCATTGAGGCCAGTGGTGTCAAAGCAGTGTAAGAAAGTTCAGAATCCGGACCACTGAATTTATTCTGGGCATTGTGATACCAGGCATGTGAAGGGGCCCAACGGCAAAAGCAATCCACCTTGATTATTAGTGCATCACACAGGTTGTAGCTTGCAGTCTGAATGCatcctccacccctccctccacaaGCTCTCTGTGCCATCCTCCCATTCTCCTCTTCCTCAAGGACTCCCTGCAAATCCCCACATGCCTGGACTCATGCCAGGAGAGATGACagtagtggggtgggggcagtgatgagctgccaaaatcttaacaacgggttccctataaaaagttctgatttaagggatgtgcgacagcatgtattttttgtaccaatagggttatcatacgtccatattttcccaggaggtgattaagaaccgaaaagcctgacatgtccaggaaaatacagatgtattttaaccctacctaaagttcttttttaaaaagatggggctgaactagaaatgagctccgtttcacatgtgtgggtggtgatcagggacagtctcaatttttgggtctttttcttatataggctcctattaaccctcacccccgtcccgattgttcacacttgctgtctggtcactctagggtgtgcacatgtgtgggtcccagctgctccctgccccccccctcattaaagcaggtgtgcagggttactgccctgggaactgcagggcaccagtggatgtggggctggctgcagataggggcgtggggcagggctagctggaggcagggagtgacacgggctggctgtgggcaggtgatgcagacgggcgggctgcgggtggctgtgggcagggggtggctgcgggcggctgtgggcagaggctggctgcaggcagggggtggctgtggcaggggctgcaggcagaggctggctgcgggcagggggtggctgcgggtggctgtgggcaggggtggctggggaaggggctggctgcgggcaggggtggctgggggcaggggaggggctggctggggctggctggggaggggctggcaggggcagggaaggcggggaggggcaggggtggggcagggaaggcgggggaggggcgcagacactcacacgggggctgggagcaggggaggggctggcaggggcagggaaggcggggagggggtggctgggggtggctggggaggggctggctgggggtggctgggggcagggaaggctgggaggggctggctgggggaggggcagggggccgggaaggcgggggcagggcaggtgggggaggggcgcagacactcacccggggaggggcaggggcagggaaggcggggaggggcgcagacactggggaggggcagggggaggggctggggggggctggggcaggaacggggaggggcaggggcagggaaggcggggaggggcagacactggggaggggcagggggcaggggaggcggggaggggcaggggaggcggggaggggcggggtgggggaggggcagggggcggggaaggcgggggaggggcgcagacactcacacgggggggggggctgggagcagcaggaggcagccggggactcaccaggcagcagcaggagccccagggccagagctccaaagagcaggagcagcagcaacagggccaggaggcagctcacatggctcccgcagcacagcgcagcgcagcgccccccggcggccgggaggaggagttacaggcttcccaggcagagcccatcaaagcttccctcgcagggaagccagttaacaacgGGTTCGTAAACACCCCTGGTCTCAGCTCTTTCCCTTGGGGCCCCTACTGGGCCAGGGCTAATTCCttgtcgggggtggggtgggggccgggAGGAAGGATTTCAAGGAAAGTCGAGTGGCTTTATAGATGAGTTCTTGGAGGACATTCTATGCATACGGACagcataaatcaattggaatataactattgtacttacatttcagtgtaccgtctatagagcagtataaacacgtcattgtctgtatgaaatttatTTTGTActaactttgctagtgctttttatgtagcctgttgtaaaactgggcaaatatctagatgagttaatgtatcccctggaagacctctgtgtgccCCTAGGGGTTCGCGtgtccctggttgagaaccaatgGGCTCCTGGCTGAGAGGAAGTGGTTACCATTGAAGGGAAGGTTAAAAGGTGACTTGAACtcaagtacctacacagggaggCGATTTCCAGTTGCAGAATGTTCTTCAGTGGAGCTGACAAAGGCAGAATGAGagccaatggttggaagctgaaattAGAgagattcagactagaaataaggtgcaatttcttaacagtgagagtaattaactactggaacaacTCACCTTGGGTCATAGTGGGTTCTTCATCCCCtgaagcctttaaatcaagactaaAAAAGTATCTTTCTAAAAGTGATGGAtgtgatgcaggaatcactgggcgAGGTTCTCTCTGACCTGTGCTAGGAGGTCAGACcaaatggtcacaatggtcccttggaccttaaaatctatgactgaGACTCCTCCttgctaccacagtacaaataataagccTTCCTACTACTTGTATTTGCTTATACGAGACAGCTGCCAGGTGAACCCTATCCATAAGGTGCCTCATATACACAGGGGCCAGGTGAATTAGTCGACACAGTGGCCATTAACACCTGCCAAAATGCTTAGGACCTAGAACTGCCAACTTCCCAGActggaagctctctggggcaggggccatctttttgttctgtgtttgtacagcgcctagcactaTGGGCTCCTGATCCAAGACTAGAGCTCCTAAGCACTACAGCAATACAATCAATCATATTAGAATGTAggtgtattgcagtagtgcccaggAGTGTTAGGCATGAAGCAGGTGTCACGGGGTCCCCGGGCGATACTTTGGAACTGCTCCGCACAAAGTcagtcaggactttgggaagtctcctctcccatggagcagactgtcttcagggcaagaagcacACACGGCTTAACCTTCCTGGGTcagaccttggagcattcagcatcctctgcccctccgtgcacttcccacagcgaatCCGCCCAGGCaaggtcctggggaagccagagggtcagacgtgactcttagccagccagtaaaacagcgGTTTATTAGATGTCAGGAACAcgatctaaaacagagcttgtaggtacagagaacgggacccatcggctgggtccattctggggcccagcgagctagacaaccccgtctgccctcacttcctgtccccagccagctccaaactgaaaccccctccagcccctccttctctgctgagttcctttcctgggccaggaggtcacctgacctctttgttctcccacacctttagcatccccttgcaggggggaagggcccgggccatttgttgccaggagacagagtgtcagccatttatgcatgctagagacttaagaaatgcataggggaaactgagggaccCACACGCttttcagaggaaacattaagaacagtcccactttatcgcctctctccccccttcgagattGAACTGAGCGAGGTCACtttagccagtgacctggggaagttcaaacCCACCCACGTTCCCATGGATACCCCATTATCTCTCCCATTCCTTGGTGGGAGTTACACCAGGCCCTTCCAGTTTCACACCCTCCCGTGGGTCTGTTGTGCTTGATGGCGCCTGCAAGCTGCATGTGGGAAGGTTTATGCAGCCCgtaccctttccccaccccaatacccctggggtttAAACTGAGATTGGGTCTTTTCCCAGTGCTCCAGTTTGGAGGGCTGCAATTCAGGCTTTTTTGGTTAAGAGCCCCCATCTTGACCTTGGCCACCCTCTGAACAggtgtctctgtccccagcagctcGGCATCAGCCCCTTGCATTTGATGCCATCACGTTGGAGGAGAGTAGTCAGTATACACAGTAAAGCGCCCCCCAAATAGATCCAGCTGCAGCTTTCTAAGGGCCGGCACCATGGCCAGGCAATTCTTCTCTGAGGCCGCAGagttctgctcctggggcagcagtTTTTTGCTGGGGTACCTAATGGGGTGTCTCCCCGCCGTCAGCATCGGCTTGCATGAGCACCATGCCCAGCCCTGCATCTCAGGCATCGGTGAACACTGCAAAGGGCCTGGCAAAGTCTGGGTTTACCAGATTTACCGGGCCCGGGATTAGAGTCTCCTTAAGTATacagagagccctctggcactgctcggtccagaccacctcgTCTGGCTTACCCGTCTTACATagctcagggatgggggcagaTAGGGGCATAATGTGAGGTACAAAGCTCCGGTAGCACCCCGCCATCCTGGAATGGGCCAATCTTTGATCATCTCCACCTTGCACTTTTTGGCTTTTACCATCAGTCCTGCCTCCTtgaggcagcccagcccccctcttcacctgggacacATGTTTCTCCTAGGTCTGGGTAAAGACACACATGTCATCGTACGCCAGGGCCAagttctccatccccctcagcttgTCTAGAATCTCCCCAGGCCTAGGCATGGCGTAGGCATCGGACACGGTGATGGCTTTAAGTTTCTGATAGTCCCCACAGAACCAGATCATTCCATCTTCCTTGGGGGCCAGCCCCACAGGTGAGGCCCATGGGCTGTTGAATGCCTGGATCACATCTAAAGCCGGCAGGTTCTAGACCTCTCTCTCCAGGTTCTGGGCTGTTTTCCCAGTGACTTTGAACGGGGAACGCCTGATGGGAAGATTGGCTCCCACCTCAGGGAAGAGATCCACTTGGGGgtcttccctctt is a window from the Mauremys reevesii isolate NIE-2019 unplaced genomic scaffold, ASM1616193v1 Contig74, whole genome shotgun sequence genome containing:
- the LOC120394706 gene encoding putative adhesion G protein-coupled receptor E4P produces the protein MEVVCAVIAGLLHYLFLACFSWMLLEGLHLFLTVRNLKVVNYTSASQFKKRFMYPFGYGFPALVVAISAAVNPGGYGTSKHCWLTIEGGFIWSFLGPVCLIIVMNLTFLSQPSGS